Proteins from a single region of Deltaproteobacteria bacterium:
- a CDS encoding TIGR04283 family arsenosugar biosynthesis glycosyltransferase — translation MRVSVIIPTLNEAPGIALTLSRVRQAGECELVVVDGGSSDGTADIARAYADSVLTAARGRAQQMNAGAHAATGEVLLFLHADTVLPAGFATLVRQALHDPTVVGGRFDVRLDAEGWPFRMIETLMNARSRWSKICTGDQALFLQRETFRALGGFPELELMEDLEFSRRLKRAGRIACLREQVRTSARRWQRGGVFRTIALMWTLRLAYFCGVPPRRLKAWYAETR, via the coding sequence ATGCGGGTCTCGGTGATTATCCCTACCCTCAATGAAGCGCCGGGCATTGCTCTCACGCTCTCCCGGGTACGGCAGGCGGGCGAGTGCGAGCTGGTGGTCGTCGATGGCGGTAGCAGCGACGGGACGGCGGACATTGCCCGCGCCTATGCGGATTCGGTCTTGACTGCCGCGCGTGGACGAGCGCAGCAGATGAATGCCGGGGCGCATGCTGCTACTGGAGAAGTGTTGCTCTTTCTCCATGCGGACACCGTCCTTCCGGCTGGGTTTGCTACTCTCGTTCGACAGGCGCTACACGACCCCACTGTCGTAGGCGGACGGTTCGATGTTCGCCTTGATGCCGAAGGTTGGCCATTCCGTATGATCGAGACGCTGATGAACGCGCGGTCGCGGTGGAGCAAAATCTGCACCGGCGATCAAGCGCTCTTCCTCCAGCGCGAAACGTTTCGCGCGTTGGGTGGATTCCCTGAGCTGGAACTAATGGAAGACCTCGAGTTTAGCCGCCGTCTGAAGAGAGCAGGGCGGATCGCTTGCTTACGCGAACAAGTCCGCACTTCCGCGCGACGCTGGCAACGCGGCGGAGTCTTTCGGACGATTGCGTTGATGTGGACCCTGCGGCTGGCCTATTTCTGTGGCGTGCCGCCACGACGGCTCAAGGCATGGTATGCGGAGACGCGGTGA
- a CDS encoding MAPEG family protein, with protein MSQHAIFGPFFATIFLTLLVWVYMYIRRINFTISNKFSAKELSPTVFAQLSPPEVANPSDNLKNLFEIPVLFYALVLYLFVTNQVDAVYVNAAWVFVVFRALHSAVHCTFNLIMLRFYLYLIATLAVWFIAIRAALVYFGV; from the coding sequence ATGTCACAGCACGCAATCTTTGGTCCTTTCTTCGCGACCATATTTCTGACGCTGCTGGTGTGGGTGTATATGTACATCCGTCGGATCAACTTCACTATAAGCAATAAGTTCAGTGCGAAAGAACTGTCCCCTACTGTATTCGCGCAACTCTCGCCTCCCGAGGTGGCCAATCCATCGGACAACCTCAAGAACCTGTTCGAGATTCCAGTGCTCTTCTATGCGCTCGTGCTCTATCTCTTTGTCACGAATCAGGTAGATGCGGTGTACGTGAACGCCGCGTGGGTCTTCGTAGTGTTTCGCGCATTGCATAGCGCGGTCCATTGCACCTTCAATCTCATCATGCTCCGGTTCTATCTCTACCTTATCGCCACGCTTGCGGTGTGGTTCATCGCGATCCGCGCGGCACTCGTGTACTTCGGCGTATAG
- a CDS encoding CHAT domain-containing protein, producing MSIIADSFLDSTDFRLALYLDLKNHSGQHRAAQTILASKGLVLESAGNQYRELLEAASPATQKTFATLRSKLTELATRIYARQPSDQPRLQPLAPLQQEIEQLETELARTSPGFRQTTRTPQIEEVRQALPPGTVLVEFYLYWRYSQDLNAPPQPRYAAYMLSGSHPVQAVDIGAAEAVENEIATLREALQASGNGKVVRIVGARLYHLLFRKLARQLTHTKRVLISADGELNLMPFEVLVDEQGRYLVERWETGTLATGRDVLRWRERRPSQSSVVALARPDYDADEEEQARQIKTGATLALAPAAVRRANPLERFDPLAGMRKEGDMVKSHFPAAIVLPDGAATEKAVKALHGPRILHLATHGFVLKDREFAALPTIKAQWGEPPTGERTRQSWDDPMLRAGVALAGANVRQAAGTASNTEDDGILTAAEAARLDLRGTQVVLLSACETGLGEVWGGEGVMGLRRAFELAGARSQLFSLGVVNDLMTVQLMDGYYTHLAAGKGHAASWRTVQLEMLAKGIDPSVWASFVAYGNPGPIGP from the coding sequence ATGTCGATCATTGCCGATTCATTCCTCGACTCGACAGACTTTCGCCTCGCTTTGTATCTCGACCTGAAGAACCACAGCGGACAGCACCGCGCGGCACAGACTATCTTGGCCAGCAAAGGGTTAGTGCTGGAATCTGCCGGCAATCAATATCGGGAGCTGCTCGAAGCCGCGTCACCGGCAACGCAAAAAACCTTCGCCACCCTCCGCAGCAAACTCACAGAGCTGGCAACACGGATATACGCACGTCAGCCGAGCGACCAACCGCGTCTGCAGCCGCTTGCCCCCCTCCAGCAGGAGATCGAACAGCTAGAAACGGAATTAGCGCGCACGTCTCCTGGCTTTCGTCAGACCACACGAACGCCACAAATCGAAGAGGTGCGCCAAGCCTTGCCGCCAGGCACAGTGCTGGTGGAATTCTACCTCTACTGGAGATACAGTCAGGATCTCAATGCGCCACCACAACCCCGCTATGCCGCGTATATGTTGAGCGGTAGCCACCCGGTTCAGGCGGTAGATATCGGTGCGGCGGAAGCGGTCGAGAACGAGATCGCAACCCTACGAGAGGCATTGCAGGCAAGTGGCAACGGAAAAGTCGTACGCATAGTCGGAGCACGGCTCTATCATCTGTTGTTCAGGAAGCTCGCTCGGCAATTGACGCACACGAAACGGGTGCTGATCTCGGCGGACGGCGAGTTAAACCTGATGCCGTTCGAGGTGTTGGTGGATGAGCAAGGGCGCTACCTCGTGGAACGTTGGGAGACTGGCACACTCGCCACCGGGCGGGATGTCCTGCGGTGGCGAGAGAGGCGACCAAGCCAGAGCTCGGTTGTCGCTCTCGCAAGGCCGGACTACGACGCGGACGAAGAAGAACAAGCGCGGCAAATAAAGACCGGCGCAACCCTCGCGCTCGCCCCGGCAGCCGTGCGCAGAGCAAACCCGCTAGAGCGGTTCGATCCACTCGCGGGCATGCGGAAAGAGGGGGACATGGTGAAGAGCCATTTCCCCGCAGCGATCGTGTTGCCAGACGGCGCGGCAACGGAAAAAGCGGTCAAGGCACTACACGGACCACGCATTCTTCATCTCGCCACCCATGGTTTCGTGCTGAAAGATCGCGAATTTGCGGCGCTGCCCACCATCAAAGCACAGTGGGGAGAGCCGCCCACCGGAGAAAGAACACGACAATCGTGGGACGACCCCATGCTGCGGGCCGGGGTCGCGCTGGCAGGAGCCAACGTGAGACAGGCGGCGGGCACTGCCAGCAATACCGAGGATGACGGCATTCTGACAGCGGCGGAAGCGGCGCGGCTGGATTTACGAGGCACGCAAGTAGTGCTGCTGTCCGCTTGCGAGACCGGACTGGGAGAGGTGTGGGGCGGAGAAGGCGTGATGGGACTACGGCGAGCGTTTGAGCTGGCCGGGGCACGGTCGCAACTGTTTTCCCTCGGCGTGGTGAATGACCTGATGACCGTGCAGTTGATGGATGGCTACTACACACACCTGGCGGCAGGAAAAGGCCATGCCGCGTCGTGGCGCACCGTGCAGTTGGAAATGCTGGCCAAGGGTATAGACCCCAGCGTATGGGCATCGTTTGTGGCCTACGGCAACCCGGGGCCGATTGGACCCTAA
- a CDS encoding CHASE2 domain-containing protein, whose translation MAAVASLMIAHLKHYWRHYLRHAHARPFFANKRDFGSFVLVLLIVAWLAHWLAERGIFRMTEAQLQAALDIATLDNPAQLVKEIVVVPIQDTDLATRFDGQITAKNLYPFITKLDALGARTVVIDIDTSGPGFREHPLPTLHHATIVWAHGVEASHWNAQSARWQYEERPALEGKEVQHSGVAILEGSGDGIVDRYPHCLETKASVPVPALHWAAVAAYRQQEASTLCAGLEKNRSLGHEEVTRINQLHNRYTFNQIALEVLERADGSTNSVVQDRLVVIGGMFSRADRHRTPFGPKWGWELQAAAMAATLEDLQQDHPVVASGFRPLLELLGLELLLALVIHWMHRKLRHWLALIGTLAMLGLVFFFAAALAAWWSGFRIALLPFLIGMWLHQLIANGE comes from the coding sequence ATGGCTGCGGTAGCATCGCTCATGATCGCGCACCTCAAGCATTACTGGCGACACTATCTCCGCCATGCGCACGCGCGGCCATTCTTCGCCAACAAGCGCGACTTTGGGAGCTTTGTCCTCGTCCTCCTGATAGTGGCGTGGCTGGCGCATTGGCTCGCCGAACGGGGCATCTTTCGCATGACCGAAGCCCAGCTTCAGGCCGCGCTCGACATCGCCACACTGGACAATCCCGCCCAACTCGTGAAAGAGATTGTCGTCGTCCCCATCCAAGACACAGACCTCGCCACCCGCTTTGATGGACAAATTACCGCCAAGAATCTCTATCCGTTCATCACCAAACTCGACGCTTTGGGCGCACGCACGGTGGTCATCGACATCGACACGTCAGGCCCTGGGTTTCGAGAACATCCACTGCCAACGCTGCACCACGCCACCATCGTCTGGGCTCACGGAGTGGAGGCAAGCCACTGGAACGCACAGTCGGCACGCTGGCAGTACGAAGAGCGCCCGGCCTTGGAAGGGAAAGAAGTGCAGCATTCCGGGGTCGCCATCCTCGAAGGCAGCGGCGACGGCATCGTTGACCGCTATCCGCACTGCCTAGAAACGAAGGCGTCGGTACCGGTGCCGGCGCTCCATTGGGCAGCAGTGGCGGCCTATCGACAACAGGAAGCCAGCACGTTGTGCGCTGGCCTGGAGAAGAACAGATCATTGGGCCATGAAGAAGTGACCCGCATCAACCAACTCCATAATCGCTACACGTTCAATCAGATCGCTCTTGAGGTGTTGGAGCGGGCCGACGGCAGTACAAACTCCGTCGTCCAAGATCGTCTGGTCGTGATCGGGGGGATGTTTTCGCGGGCGGACCGGCACCGCACGCCCTTCGGCCCCAAATGGGGCTGGGAGTTACAGGCGGCGGCCATGGCCGCCACACTGGAGGACTTGCAGCAAGACCATCCGGTCGTGGCATCAGGGTTCCGTCCGTTGCTCGAACTGCTGGGGCTTGAACTGCTGCTCGCTCTGGTCATTCACTGGATGCACCGCAAGCTGCGGCACTGGCTCGCACTGATTGGGACTCTGGCGATGCTCGGTCTCGTCTTCTTCTTCGCCGCCGCCCTGGCGGCCTGGTGGAGTGGCTTTCGCATAGCGCTGCTGCCATTCCTTATCGGGATGTGGTTGCACCAGCTCATTGCGAACGGGGAGTAA
- a CDS encoding AAA family ATPase, whose product MQCVKCGAGNRAQAKFCGECGTALAIACRQCGSAVLVGKKFCGDCGSPVAATPITSAQVSAAGESSRHPSSSSLASPSLDRYIPSHLASRIRSGKAALEGERKIITVLFADIKGSMDILESLDPEESKRLLDPCLQRMMDAVHRAEGTVSRVLGDGIMALFGAPLALEDHPHRALYAALRMQETVRHYAVELRKQRDIDLQIRVGVNTGEVVVGAIGNDLFMEYTPVGHAVGLAARMETMAPPGSTLVTDATYRLTRQAFRFASRGLTKVKGAAEPFAVHELLGLGPSQSRLKTRTASGLSPFLGRARELAQMQDFAATAAAGHGQVVTLLGEAGLGKSRLIEECKPILREQGFLLIEGEGFAYGKTRAYAPLIDMLKRYCGIAEQDPVASYREKLHQTLTEVHASMAAFVPLFLDLLGVDPEDPALAALSGEAKLQQILNGIKRLIAFQCRLQPVAFLVEDVHWLDEHSLGFLRTLATSLETLPVLILSSSRPGYGTPWEEQAYVHLVGLEPLSPEVTTSLFAALVGDAPPGASMVPAVCQRSGGNPLFLEEMIHTLRETGALSAALNDTPARQLSPMLSPEWTLPTTIQGVLASRLDRLPQSAKDLLQTAAVIGQDVSHTLLAQVADLGEADFLQALHLLQARDLLHESALYPDSIYSFKHALTQEVAYHGLLQESRTRLHERVGNAMETLHADKLPEYASLLAYHYLRSANVAKAMHYLQLAGRRAASLYADEDAGYFCEEYLRLLFTQPHNSERDLAEVRARLRLISVLGRQHHDDTPIRAQFVLAEEVCHRLANAALLAELHATLAVAYILWGRPQAGLPHARAAKDIATSANDIYLQAITAGPLAHLLWLAGAFTEALAVAEEGLAHVQKHQLTQQPMGFIIHPYDHCLAIAGASRGFLGKADRGVSALRLAAEQTQGHGNRMSQAVVHWGLALVFDLYGEHPPARQEIALAVEIMEEVSPTTGRLLVGCLQEYLAEIAARGDKDNQPTSPRTALTRTWREQLSFCELAGAWLAEIEAQHGSAEVAQQLARDAVIKAEESGSLWFRCVAHLTLGRLLAWGVPETAPGAEEHLRAAYDLADQMHSLPFLAQTASALGSFLAGSSDEATKTQAELYLRQSKELSTQLALPALHERAHRW is encoded by the coding sequence ATGCAGTGTGTCAAATGCGGCGCCGGGAATCGCGCCCAAGCCAAGTTCTGCGGCGAGTGCGGCACAGCGCTGGCAATTGCCTGCCGGCAGTGCGGCAGTGCCGTGCTCGTGGGCAAAAAGTTTTGTGGTGACTGTGGGTCGCCGGTAGCAGCGACACCGATCACGTCGGCACAAGTCTCCGCAGCAGGAGAGTCTTCTCGCCATCCTTCCTCTTCCTCCCTCGCCTCTCCCTCGCTAGACCGGTACATCCCTTCGCATCTCGCCTCGCGCATTCGTTCCGGCAAGGCCGCGCTGGAAGGCGAGCGCAAAATCATCACGGTGCTATTCGCCGACATCAAGGGGTCGATGGACATTCTAGAAAGTCTCGACCCGGAAGAAAGCAAACGCCTGCTCGACCCCTGCCTGCAACGCATGATGGACGCCGTGCATCGTGCCGAAGGCACGGTCAGCCGCGTGCTCGGAGACGGCATCATGGCGCTGTTCGGCGCTCCGCTCGCGCTCGAAGATCACCCCCACCGCGCGCTCTACGCGGCGCTCCGCATGCAGGAAACCGTACGACATTATGCGGTGGAACTGCGCAAACAACGGGACATCGACCTGCAGATTCGTGTCGGCGTCAACACCGGCGAGGTGGTGGTCGGCGCTATCGGCAATGACCTGTTCATGGAATACACGCCGGTGGGTCACGCCGTGGGGCTAGCCGCGCGCATGGAAACCATGGCCCCGCCGGGCTCGACGCTGGTGACCGACGCCACCTATCGACTCACCCGCCAGGCCTTCCGCTTCGCCTCCAGAGGGCTCACTAAAGTCAAAGGCGCTGCCGAGCCGTTTGCCGTTCACGAACTCTTGGGCCTCGGTCCCTCGCAGTCCCGACTGAAGACACGGACGGCCTCGGGACTCTCACCGTTTCTGGGGCGTGCGCGTGAACTCGCGCAGATGCAAGACTTCGCCGCCACCGCCGCCGCCGGGCATGGCCAAGTCGTCACGCTCCTCGGAGAAGCCGGCCTGGGCAAATCTCGCTTGATCGAAGAGTGCAAGCCGATACTGCGCGAGCAGGGATTCCTTCTCATCGAGGGAGAAGGGTTCGCCTACGGCAAAACTCGCGCTTACGCGCCGCTGATCGATATGCTCAAGCGCTATTGCGGTATTGCCGAGCAAGATCCGGTCGCGTCCTACCGCGAGAAGCTGCACCAGACTCTTACTGAAGTCCATGCCTCGATGGCGGCGTTTGTCCCGCTCTTTCTCGACCTGCTGGGCGTCGATCCGGAGGACCCTGCGCTGGCGGCGCTCTCGGGAGAAGCGAAGCTTCAGCAGATCCTCAATGGCATCAAACGCCTAATCGCGTTCCAGTGCCGACTTCAGCCGGTGGCGTTTCTCGTCGAAGATGTACACTGGCTGGATGAACACAGTCTGGGGTTTCTCCGCACTCTGGCGACCAGTTTGGAAACCCTCCCGGTGTTGATCTTGAGCAGCTCGCGCCCGGGATATGGTACCCCCTGGGAAGAGCAGGCGTATGTCCACCTCGTCGGCTTGGAGCCCTTGTCGCCGGAAGTGACGACCTCGCTCTTCGCCGCCTTGGTGGGGGATGCCCCTCCTGGGGCCTCGATGGTTCCGGCAGTATGTCAGCGTAGCGGCGGCAATCCGCTCTTCTTGGAGGAAATGATCCACACTCTGCGCGAAACCGGCGCGTTGAGCGCTGCGCTGAACGACACACCTGCCCGGCAATTGTCACCCATGCTTTCGCCAGAGTGGACCCTACCCACCACCATTCAAGGCGTGTTGGCCAGTCGGTTGGATCGACTCCCGCAGTCCGCCAAAGACTTGTTGCAAACCGCCGCTGTCATCGGTCAAGACGTCTCGCATACGCTCTTAGCTCAGGTTGCCGACCTCGGGGAGGCAGACTTTCTCCAAGCGCTGCACCTCCTCCAAGCCCGGGATTTGTTGCACGAGTCCGCCTTGTACCCGGACAGCATCTATTCTTTCAAGCATGCGCTTACTCAAGAAGTCGCCTATCACGGCTTGCTCCAGGAAAGCCGCACCCGTCTGCACGAGCGCGTGGGCAACGCGATGGAAACGCTCCATGCCGACAAACTCCCCGAGTATGCCAGCCTGCTGGCCTATCATTATCTGCGCAGCGCCAATGTCGCGAAGGCAATGCATTACCTCCAGCTTGCCGGGCGGCGCGCGGCCTCCCTCTATGCCGACGAGGATGCCGGCTATTTTTGTGAGGAATATCTGCGGCTGCTCTTCACCCAACCGCACAACTCCGAACGCGATCTAGCGGAGGTGCGCGCCCGTCTTCGCCTCATCAGCGTGCTTGGTCGCCAGCACCACGACGATACGCCCATTCGCGCCCAGTTTGTCCTCGCGGAAGAGGTCTGCCACCGTTTAGCGAACGCCGCATTGCTAGCAGAGCTGCACGCTACGTTGGCCGTCGCCTATATCCTGTGGGGGCGACCACAGGCCGGGTTGCCGCACGCCCGCGCCGCCAAAGACATCGCCACATCCGCAAACGATATCTATCTGCAAGCGATCACCGCCGGACCGTTAGCTCATCTGTTATGGCTGGCTGGGGCGTTCACCGAGGCCCTGGCGGTAGCGGAAGAAGGGCTGGCTCACGTGCAAAAGCACCAACTCACGCAACAGCCCATGGGCTTCATTATTCACCCGTACGACCATTGCCTCGCCATCGCCGGCGCGAGCCGCGGCTTTTTGGGCAAGGCTGACCGTGGCGTCAGCGCTTTGCGCTTGGCTGCAGAGCAAACTCAGGGGCACGGCAATCGCATGTCGCAGGCCGTTGTGCACTGGGGATTGGCCTTGGTGTTCGACTTGTATGGAGAACACCCCCCGGCTCGGCAAGAAATCGCGCTGGCCGTCGAGATCATGGAGGAAGTCAGTCCGACAACTGGACGCTTGCTGGTCGGCTGTCTGCAAGAATATCTGGCAGAGATTGCCGCGCGTGGCGACAAGGACAATCAGCCCACATCTCCACGAACTGCCTTGACCCGGACGTGGCGCGAGCAACTGTCTTTCTGCGAACTCGCCGGCGCGTGGCTAGCGGAAATCGAGGCCCAGCATGGTAGCGCGGAGGTAGCGCAACAACTGGCACGCGACGCGGTCATTAAAGCTGAAGAGAGCGGCAGTCTGTGGTTCCGTTGCGTTGCCCATCTCACGCTGGGTCGGCTTCTCGCCTGGGGCGTTCCGGAAACTGCCCCCGGAGCAGAGGAACATCTCCGAGCGGCATACGATTTGGCAGATCAAATGCACAGTCTGCCGTTCCTTGCCCAGACGGCCAGCGCACTTGGTTCATTTTTGGCTGGCTCCTCCGATGAAGCCACCAAAACTCAAGCGGAACTGTATCTCCGGCAATCAAAGGAACTGAGCACCCAACTTGCCCTCCCGGCTCTTCACGAACGTGCACACCGGTGGTAG
- the fbp gene encoding class 1 fructose-bisphosphatase: MTTTNKGVTLTRHLLTQQQASPGATGEFSMLMSQIALAVKTIAHDLVRAGILDILGATGDINIQGEVQQKLDEIANNAFLQAFAYGQLVSELVSEELEHPAEIAGNAESGKYVIFVDPLDGSSNIDVNVTIGSIFSIYRRPPGVSGPELAKALHRPGSQQVAAGYALYGPSTLLIYTTGNGVHCFTRDPGIGEFLCTHEQICIPPRGNIYSINEGRRNEWFPATRGYVDYVQQRDKATGRPYSGRYVGSLVADFHRTLLKGGIFLYPADPKNKDGKLRLMYEANPMAMIAEQAGGRASNGTQRILDIVPSALHQRVPLLIGSAEDVTKAEEFYK, translated from the coding sequence ATGACCACGACCAACAAAGGAGTGACGTTAACCCGCCACTTGCTAACGCAGCAGCAAGCCTCTCCCGGTGCCACAGGAGAGTTTTCGATGCTGATGTCGCAGATCGCCTTGGCGGTGAAAACCATCGCGCATGACCTCGTACGCGCCGGCATCCTCGACATCTTGGGAGCCACGGGCGACATCAACATCCAGGGAGAAGTGCAGCAGAAGCTAGACGAGATCGCCAACAATGCCTTTCTCCAAGCCTTCGCGTATGGGCAGTTGGTCTCGGAACTGGTGTCCGAAGAACTGGAGCACCCAGCCGAGATCGCCGGCAATGCCGAGTCGGGGAAATACGTGATCTTTGTCGATCCACTCGATGGCTCCTCGAACATCGACGTCAACGTGACTATCGGCTCGATCTTTTCCATTTATCGACGCCCTCCCGGAGTCAGCGGTCCCGAACTCGCCAAGGCGCTCCACCGCCCCGGCTCGCAACAGGTCGCCGCCGGCTATGCCCTCTACGGACCGAGCACGTTATTGATCTACACCACCGGCAATGGCGTGCACTGTTTCACGCGAGACCCCGGCATCGGCGAGTTTTTGTGCACGCACGAACAGATTTGCATCCCGCCTCGCGGCAACATCTACAGCATCAACGAAGGACGCAGGAACGAATGGTTCCCCGCCACTCGGGGGTATGTTGACTACGTGCAACAACGCGATAAAGCGACAGGGCGACCTTACTCGGGCAGATATGTGGGTTCGCTGGTCGCGGATTTCCACCGCACCTTGCTGAAGGGCGGCATTTTCCTCTACCCTGCCGACCCCAAAAACAAGGACGGCAAACTGCGGCTGATGTACGAAGCCAACCCGATGGCGATGATTGCGGAACAAGCAGGCGGGCGCGCCAGCAACGGAACGCAGCGGATTCTCGATATCGTGCCCAGCGCACTGCACCAACGTGTCCCTCTGTTGATCGGCAGCGCGGAGGACGTGACTAAAGCCGAGGAGTTCTATAAATAA
- a CDS encoding DJ-1/PfpI family protein, whose amino-acid sequence MSDSHTPLTLGAIFYEGFELLDVYGPLEMFGSVGPELRIVTVAQKAGAVTSTQGPKTLAQCGFDDCPALDLILLPGGVGTLAELHNEAILEFLRRRSATAQVTMSVCSGSAILAKAGLLDGRRATSNKQFFSLATAQSREVEWVEQARWVEDGNMVTSSGVSAGIDMALAIIARLYGQERAEKIAAGTEYEWHQDATWDPFVKYLNQGDPNQLPPLPTVDH is encoded by the coding sequence ATGTCAGATTCTCACACACCCCTTACGCTCGGTGCCATCTTTTACGAGGGATTCGAACTCCTCGACGTCTACGGTCCTCTCGAAATGTTTGGCAGCGTAGGACCAGAGTTGCGTATTGTCACTGTAGCCCAAAAGGCTGGCGCGGTGACTTCCACCCAAGGGCCGAAAACCCTCGCCCAGTGCGGGTTTGACGATTGTCCCGCGCTTGATCTTATTCTTCTGCCCGGTGGAGTCGGCACGCTGGCCGAATTGCACAATGAAGCGATACTCGAATTTCTCCGTCGGCGCTCGGCTACCGCACAGGTCACGATGTCGGTTTGTTCGGGGTCGGCAATTTTGGCGAAAGCGGGACTGCTCGATGGTCGCCGCGCGACCTCGAACAAGCAGTTCTTCTCGCTTGCAACCGCTCAGAGTAGGGAGGTCGAGTGGGTCGAACAGGCGCGCTGGGTGGAAGACGGTAACATGGTCACCTCCTCCGGCGTTTCTGCCGGAATCGACATGGCCCTTGCGATTATTGCCCGCCTCTATGGCCAAGAGCGTGCCGAAAAGATCGCGGCAGGAACGGAGTACGAGTGGCATCAGGATGCTACCTGGGATCCTTTCGTCAAGTATTTGAATCAGGGAGATCCGAATCAGCTTCCGCCGCTTCCAACTGTGGATCACTGA
- a CDS encoding class I fructose-bisphosphate aldolase, with translation MTERVKEILSCYASDNPGTRTNLARLLNHGRLGGTGKLVILPVDQGFEHGPARSFAPNPAGYDPDYHFQLALDAGCNAYAAPLGFLEAGVANFLGEIPLILKLNNHDVLHDEKDPLSAVTGSVDDALRLGCAAVGFTVYPGSTQAQTMYGQAREIAKEAKSKGLAMVLWSYPRGSDLSKEGETAIDVVTYAAQIAAQLGAHIIKVKLPSAHIELKDAQKVYQKHHIPIETLADRVRHVVQSAFNGKRILIFSGGPKSDNDEAFFNEVRGIRDGGGFGSIIGRNSFQRQPAEGQAFLRTVMGIYAGEIK, from the coding sequence ATGACCGAGCGCGTGAAGGAAATTTTGAGTTGCTATGCAAGCGATAACCCCGGCACCCGGACCAATCTGGCGCGGCTGCTGAACCACGGCCGCCTCGGCGGGACGGGCAAGCTGGTGATTCTCCCAGTTGACCAAGGGTTCGAGCATGGCCCGGCTCGGAGCTTTGCGCCTAATCCTGCCGGGTACGATCCCGACTACCATTTCCAACTGGCGCTCGACGCGGGTTGTAATGCCTATGCCGCGCCGTTGGGTTTTCTCGAAGCTGGAGTCGCCAACTTCTTGGGAGAAATTCCCTTAATCCTCAAGTTGAATAACCATGACGTGCTACACGACGAGAAGGACCCGTTGTCCGCTGTCACCGGCAGCGTTGACGATGCCTTGCGTCTCGGGTGTGCTGCCGTAGGCTTCACCGTTTATCCCGGGTCCACGCAAGCCCAGACCATGTACGGACAAGCTCGGGAGATCGCCAAAGAGGCGAAATCCAAGGGGCTCGCCATGGTGTTGTGGTCCTACCCGCGCGGTTCGGATTTAAGCAAAGAAGGCGAGACCGCCATCGACGTCGTCACCTACGCGGCTCAGATCGCCGCGCAACTCGGTGCCCACATCATTAAGGTCAAACTGCCGAGCGCCCACATCGAATTGAAAGACGCGCAAAAGGTTTACCAGAAACACCACATTCCCATTGAGACCCTCGCCGACCGCGTCCGCCATGTGGTGCAGAGCGCCTTCAACGGCAAGCGCATCCTCATCTTTTCCGGCGGCCCCAAGAGCGACAACGACGAAGCCTTCTTCAATGAAGTCCGAGGCATTCGCGATGGTGGCGGCTTCGGCTCGATTATTGGCCGCAATTCCTTCCAGCGGCAACCTGCCGAAGGACAGGCTTTCCTGCGTACAGTGATGGGGATTTATGCAGGGGAGATCAAGTAA
- a CDS encoding DUF1272 domain-containing protein, with protein sequence MLELRPTCEHCNKPLPPNSTEAMICSFECTFCQSCVDDILSNVCPNCGGGFAARPYRPFHNLKGDNRLGVYPASIAVKHRPVDPQAHALFVVNIKDIPPEKR encoded by the coding sequence ATGCTTGAACTGCGACCCACTTGTGAGCATTGCAACAAACCACTGCCGCCTAACTCAACCGAGGCAATGATCTGTTCGTTTGAATGTACATTTTGCCAAAGCTGTGTAGACGACATTCTGAGCAATGTGTGCCCCAATTGCGGTGGTGGCTTCGCCGCGCGTCCCTATCGTCCATTCCACAACTTGAAGGGCGACAATCGTCTTGGTGTCTACCCAGCCAGCATCGCGGTGAAACATAGGCCCGTGGACCCCCAGGCTCATGCTCTGTTTGTGGTAAACATTAAGGACATTCCGCCCGAAAAACGATGA
- a CDS encoding type II toxin-antitoxin system Phd/YefM family antitoxin, translating into MKTMSSVSLRKDLGGVLAEAAQNDEEVIITRSGKPVAVLIGMDRWEAIESILATWEQLQDPENKNKLRAAKADLAAGRIFSHEEIAARYFHRRSA; encoded by the coding sequence ATGAAGACTATGAGCAGCGTGAGCTTGCGGAAAGACCTTGGCGGTGTCCTTGCTGAAGCAGCGCAGAACGACGAGGAAGTTATTATTACCCGTTCCGGGAAACCAGTTGCTGTCCTTATCGGTATGGATCGCTGGGAGGCGATTGAGTCGATCCTTGCGACCTGGGAGCAATTGCAAGATCCGGAAAACAAGAACAAACTGCGGGCTGCCAAGGCAGATCTGGCTGCCGGACGGATTTTCTCCCACGAGGAAATTGCCGCTCGCTACTTCCATCGTCGTAGCGCCTGA